Proteins encoded by one window of Kribbella italica:
- a CDS encoding pyrimidine reductase family protein, with translation MQRLSDLSEAEVIAAYQVEDRSLPHLRSNFVTTLDGAVEIDGKSKALSGPADQEAFGKLRMLSDVVLVGAGTVRIEGYNALRLGAARRAWRVEHGLAENPTLAIVSSRLDLDPAAPFLAEAPVRPIVFTNPASPVAAREALAEVADVVVCGHAGVDLHEVVKTLAERGLPQILTEGGPHLQGALTEADLIDEMCLSLAPILAGPGSGRITAGPTATGTRGYVLHTALAGDDGYLFFRYLREA, from the coding sequence TGATCGCGGCGTACCAGGTCGAGGACCGGTCGCTGCCGCACCTGCGCAGCAACTTCGTCACCACGCTGGACGGCGCGGTCGAGATCGACGGGAAGTCGAAGGCGCTGTCCGGCCCGGCCGACCAGGAGGCCTTCGGCAAGCTGCGGATGCTCAGCGACGTCGTCCTGGTCGGGGCCGGGACGGTCCGGATCGAGGGCTACAACGCGCTCCGGCTCGGCGCGGCGCGGCGGGCCTGGCGGGTCGAGCACGGCCTGGCGGAGAACCCGACGCTCGCGATCGTGTCCTCGCGTCTCGATCTCGATCCCGCTGCCCCGTTCCTGGCGGAGGCGCCGGTGCGGCCGATCGTCTTCACCAACCCCGCGTCGCCGGTCGCGGCACGCGAGGCGCTGGCCGAGGTCGCCGACGTGGTGGTCTGCGGGCACGCCGGGGTCGATCTGCACGAGGTCGTCAAGACGCTCGCCGAGCGCGGTCTCCCGCAGATCCTCACCGAGGGCGGCCCGCACCTCCAGGGCGCTCTGACCGAGGCGGACCTGATCGACGAGATGTGCTTGTCGCTGGCACCGATCCTGGCCGGTCCGGGCTCGGGCCGCATCACCGCCGGGCCGACCGCGACCGGGACGCGGGGGTACGTTCTGCACACGGCCCTGGCCGGCGACGACGGGTACCTCTTCTTCCGCTACCTGCGCGAGGCCTGA